A genomic stretch from Pagrus major chromosome 3, Pma_NU_1.0 includes:
- the zcchc17 gene encoding zinc finger CCHC domain-containing protein 17: protein MSDSDGPAQEPAGLDGLPPMFSIAKGEVTSVQTYGAFVRLPGYKKEGLVHVSEMSATRVEKASEIVDVGEQVWIKVIGREIRGDKVKLSFSMKAVNQGTGRDMDPNNVMAEQDARRRKQFRDHTGNRITLEAVLNTTCSKCGCKGHFTKDCFSAPGLQYALLPEEDDDEPQQQQQQQQQQQQQQQTSTVAPQQDSDKKKKKKKEKKMKKKRKRERKESDSDSNSSRSSECKSKRRRRNSSADREDKKKKKHKKHKSHKHS from the exons ATGTCGGACAGTGATGGCCCGGCACAGGAGCCCGCTGGACTGGATGGTCTGCCACCAATGTTCAGCATTGCCAAGGGCGAGGTGACCTCTGTGCAGACCTATGGAGCCTTTGTCAGACTGCCTGGATATAAGAAGGAAG GCCTGGTGCATGTGAGCGAGATGTCTGCTACACGAGTTGAGAAAGCCTCAGAGATTGTCGATGTGGGGGAACAGGTGTGGATCAAAGTCATTGGGAGAGAG ATTCGGGGGGACAAGGTGAAGTTGTCCTTCTCAATGAAAGCTGTCAATCAGGGAACGGGGCGGGACATGGACCCAAATAATGTTATGGCAGA GCAGGATGCGAGGCGACGTAAGCAGTTTAGAGATCACACAGGCAACAGGATCACACTGGAGGCTGTACTCAACACAACATGTTCAAAGTGCGGCTGCAAAG GTCACTTTACAAAGGACTGTTTCTCTGCTCCGGGCTTGCAATACGCTCTTTTGCCTGAAGAGGACGATGACGAGccgcagcaacagcaacaacagcagcagcagcaacaacagcagcagcagacctccACAGTTGCGCCACAGCAAGACtcagacaaaaagaagaagaaaaagaag gagaagaaaatgaagaagaaaaggaagagggagagaaaagagtcGGACAGcgacagcaacagcagcagaagtAGCGAGTGCAAATCCAAGAGGAGGCGCCGCAACAGCTCCGCTGAcagagaggacaaaaaaaagaagaagcacaaGAAGcacaaatcacacaaacacagctga